In Monomorium pharaonis isolate MP-MQ-018 chromosome 3, ASM1337386v2, whole genome shotgun sequence, a genomic segment contains:
- the LOC105832214 gene encoding ubiquitin-like modifier-activating enzyme 5: MNEVESLQQRVAELENKLREKNRDTLATRKRIEHMSDEVVDSNPYSRLMALKRMGIVENYEKIRELTIAIVGVGGVGSVTAEMLTRCGIGKLILFDYDNVELANMNRLFFQPYQAGQSKVEAAANILHYINPDVKIEIHNYNITTVDHFQDFLNTISNSSLKNGPVDLLLSCVDNFEARMAINTACNELNQKWFESGVSENAVSGHIQFIVPGETACFACVPPLIVASSIDEKTLKREGVCAASLPTTMGIIAGFLVQNALKFLLKFGKVSYYLGYNAMEDYFPTMTLKPNSNCDDTHCKQRQKEYLTRPEIQQKEIIITEEKPVHEDNEWGISLVDEQSDPSDEKIHILSTPGVRHAYTVTASTHETNLEEQTVPESTELSLEELMEEMKSI; encoded by the exons atgaacgAAGTAGAAAGTTTGCAACAGAGAGTCGCAGAACTCGAAAACAAGTTGCGCGAAAAGAATAGAGATACGTTAGCAACGAGGAAAAGAATCGAACATATGTCGGATGAAGTGGTGGATTCAAATCCATATAG TCGATTGATGGCATTGAAGCGTATGGGTATTGTTGAAAATTATGAGAAGATACGAGAATTAACTATAGCTATAGTTGGAGTTGGTGGTGTTGGTAGTGTAACAGCAGAAATGTTGACGAGATGTGGTATTGGAAAG TTGATATTGTTTGATTACGACAATGTAGAACTTGCAAACATGAACAGGTTATTTTTTCAACCATATCAAGCAGGTCAGAGTAAGGTAGAAGCAGcagcaaatattttacactatATAAATCCTGATGTGAAGATCGAAatacacaattataatatcacAACTGTTGatcattttcaagattttttgaaTACAATAAg taattccagtttaaaaaatggtcCAGTTGATTTATTATTGAGTTGTGTCGACAATTTTGAAGCTCGCATGGCAATTAACACTGCATGTAACGAACTTAATCAAAAATGGTTTGAAAGTGGCGTATCTGAAAATGCAGTGTCTGGTCACATACAGTTTATTGTACCTGGTGAAACGGCTTGTTTTGCa tgtGTTCCACCTTTGATTGTAGCATCTAGCATTGATGAGAAAACTTTGAAACGTGAAGGAGTATGCGCTGCATCATTACCTACTACTATGGGTATTATAGCAGGTTTTTTGGTGCAAAACGCTTTAaagttcttattaaaatttggaaaagTGTCTTATTACTTAGGTTACAATGCTATGGAAGATTATTTTCCTACTATGACTTTGAAACCAAATTCAAATTGTGATGACACACATTGTAAGCAGAgacaaaaagaatatttaacaaGACCAGAAATTCAacagaaagaaattattattactgaagAAAAACCTGTACATGAAGATAACGAATGGG gAATTTCCTTGGTTGATGAACAAAGTGATCCTTCAGATGAAAAAATACACATACTATCAACTCCAGGTGTACGACATGCATATACAGTAACAGCATCTACACATGAAACAAATTTGGAAGAACAAACTGTTCCTGAATCAACAGAATTAAGTTTAGAAGAATTAATGGAAGAAATGAAATCAATTTag
- the LOC105832416 gene encoding uncharacterized protein LOC105832416 isoform X1 has translation MAEPNDRSQLPPGWECRYDIRSGRPYFINHFNRTTTWEDPRVRYWQYSQYIQSQNSMALSSATTTTSQEIPMQTGGSGSGGHLNYTGAHRVPQIYPTPSPYHNPQLAFLLPSAQELKTPLSLKSTSAMTTRFGDLTLGSPTPVRNTETSFTQNSDSESQVAKINAIFPTVSDTHIRLLLKKYHNRAALVMSALQVEKNPLCAPGPCTPVGVHSNYAIPRWRLPAHSLHTTLTLSPPRGVRPAPNSPKMKLRYLKNVFPKVDETILLDVLEQSDNNVQKASERLIELGYEKRSPTLPVRAVAKKKEEEEVRDEPTAPTPPPRIKSLEEKNKLKIRLMEKYKNLPDRILLLAMESVDYDEERAITILDIVMAEEATRPLCTSSSQSSKSDERKDSPPVTEAIKLTASPIKKINKDMETEKLKRSKTKTEIPKVSRGTSTTEDKEYKSPYLTKPVGSNSDLARGANNDLLLPDYAPWSGPDPNLLTKQPLSRSLAVGHDASLVSTRNCLAKGAQSELRKGPLRGLAQGSIYSQRNATNTESRVRSIKKGI, from the exons ATGGCGGAACCGAATGACAGGAGTCAATTACCACCCGGCTGGGAGTGCAGATATGATATTCGTAGCGGTCGTCC atatttcataaatcattttaatcgAACTACAACATGGGAAGATCCAAGAGTGAGATATTGGCAGTATTCTCAGTATATACAGTCTCAGAACTCAATGGCACTGAGCTCGGCTACTACTACCACTTCTCAAGAGATTCCCATGCAG ACCGGAGGAAGCGGAAGTGGTGGGCACTTAAATTATACAGGTGCTCATAGAGTTCCACAAATTTATCCAACACCGTCCCCCTATCATAATCCACAACTAGCATTTTTACTTCCTAGCGCGCAG GAACTGAAAACACCATTATCGTTGAAGTCCACCAGTGCGATGACAACTCGATTTGGCGATTTGACTTTAGGCTCTCCGACTCCGGTGAGAAATACAGAGACGAGTTTTACTCAAAATTCTGACTCCGAGTCACAAGTAGCGAAGATCAACGCTATATTCCCGACAGTCTCGGACACGCATATTCGTCTCTTACTGAAAAA ATACCATAACAGAGCAGCTTTGGTCATGAGTGCTCTCCAGGTGGAAAAGAATCCTCTTTGCGCCCCAGGACCGTGCACACCCGTGGGAGTGCATTCAAATTATGCAATCCCAAGATGGCGTCTACCAGCTCATTCTTTACATACAACATTAACATTGAGTCCGCCTCGCGGAGTTCGGCCAGCCCCTAACTCCCCAAAAATGAAACTTAG GTacctgaaaaatgtatttccaAAAGTGGACGAAACGATATTGCTAGATGTGTTAGAGCAGAGCGATAATAATGTGCAGAAGGCATCTGAAAGGTTAATTGAATTAGGATATGAAAAGCGGAGTCCTACTCTTCCTGTCAGAGCTGtagcaaaaaagaaagaagaggaagag gtacGTGATGAGCCAACTGCACCTACGCCACCTCCGCGCATAAAAAGTTTGGAAGAGAAGAATAAGT TGAAAATACgtttaatggaaaaatataagaatctaCCAGATCGAATTCTGTTACTTGCCATGGAAAGTGTAGATTATGATGAAGAAAGAGCAATAACTATATTAGATATAGTAATGGCAGAAGAAGCTACTCGACCATTATGTACTTCTAGCAGCCAAAg CAGTAAAAGTGATGAACGGAAAGATAGTCCACCAGTGACAGAAGCTATAAAATTAACAGCATCTccaattaaaaagataaataaagatatggAAACTGAAAAGTTGAAACGATCCAAAACTAAGACTGAGATACCGAA aGTTTCTCGTGGAACCAGTACCACGGaggataaagaatataaatccCCGTATTTAACAAAACCAGTGGGCTCAAACTCGGATTTAGCAAGGGGAGCGAATAATGATCTGCTGTT gCCCGATTACGCACCATGGTCGGGGCCGGATCCAAATTTGTTGACCAAGCAACCATTGTCAAGATCGCTTGCAGTAGGGCACGATGCAAGTTTAGTTTCTACCCGTAATTGTCTTGCTAAAGGTGCCCAGTCCGAATTGCGAAAAGGACCATTAAGGGGATTGGCCCAAGGTTCTATTTATTCGCAAAGGAATGCAACTAATACAGAGAGTCGTG tAAGGagtataaaaaaaggaatataa
- the LOC105828022 gene encoding multifunctional methyltransferase subunit TRM112-like protein isoform X2, which translates to MKLLTHNMLTSKAMKGVTVGYPLKIVARDIRVSEVDFNPEYIARIIPKLDWAVLWKAAESIGHVGELPQILIEDFETNEDFLKKAHHVLLEVEVINGELLCPESGRKFPINDGIPNMLLNEDEV; encoded by the exons atgaagcTTCTTACACACAATATGTTAACGTCTAAGGCAATGAAAGGCGTGACAGTCGGCTATCCTTTGAAAATTGTT gCCCGTGATATTAGAGTTTCCGAAGTAGATTTTAATCCTGAGTATATTGCTAGGATAATACCAAAACTAGATTGGGCGGTTCTGTGGAAAGCTGCTGAGAGT ATAGGACATGTCGGTGAATTACCTCAAATTCTAATAGAAGATTTCGAAACAAATGAAGACTTTTTGAAAAAGGCTCATCATGTTCTATTGGAGGTCGAAGTTATAAATGGGGAATTATTGTGTCCAGAATCAGGCAGAAAATTTCCCATCAACGATGGCATTCCAAACATGCTTTTAAATGAAGATGAAGTTTAA
- the LOC105832329 gene encoding actin-related protein 6, producing MTNSTFILDNGAYTAKAGLTNETPKLVPNCIMKAKSERRRPFVGNQIEECRDASGLFYILPFQKGYLVNWDVQKTVWDYIFSKESCSVNLSQLSVIVTEPIFNFSSIQEAMTEIFFEEYECHSLLRINAASLSCYKYRVEYPGVKCCIVVDSGYSFTHIIPYINDTKVKEGIRRIDVGGKLLTNYLKEIISYRQLHVMDETYVINQVKEDCCFVSQDFFKDMELAKRKLESNTIVKDYVLPDYTTLRRGYLKDPEPSNEQQTLRLTNERFAIPEILFHPSDVGIRQIGISEAIMDSIKACSEETWPHFLSNIILIGGNAKFPGFKDRIYKEIRSLAPAEYPVNVYLPQNPITYSWLGGKQLSQDTIFPSLLVTREEYEEEGPSLCFEKFDI from the exons atgaCTAACTccacttttattcttgataATGGTGCTTACACGGCAAAAGCTGGTCTAACCAATGAAACGCCCAA attagTTCCGAATTGTATAATGAAAGCAAAAAGTGAACGGCGTAGACCTTTTGTTGGCAATCAAATCGAGGAGTGCAGAGACGCTTCTGGGTTGTTTTATATCTTACCGTTTCAGAAAGGTTATCTAGTGAATTGGGATGTTCAAAAGACTGTATGGgactatatattttcaaaagaatCTTGTTCAGTTAACTTAAGTCAGCTGTCTGTAATAGTAACTGAACCTATATTCAACTTTTCAAGTATCCAAGAGGCTATGACAGAGATTTTCTTTGAAGAATATGAGTGTCACAGTCTTCTAAGAATAAATGCAGCGAGTCTttcatgttataaatatagagTGGAGTATCCTGGTGTAAAATGCTGTATAGTAGTAGATAGCGGCTACAGTTTTACGCACATTATTCCTTATATTAATGATACAAAGGTAAAGGAAGGAATACGAAGGATAGATGTAGGTGGCAAACTTTTGACAAATTActtgaaagaaataatatcgtATCGTCAGCTGCATGTTATGGATGaaacatatgtaattaatcAGGTGAAGGAGGATTGTTGTTTTGTAtctcaagatttttttaaggatATGGAATTGGCCAAACGTAAATTGGAGAGTAATACTATTGTTAAAGATTATGTTTTGCCAGATTATACCACTCTGCGACGTGGATATCTTAAGGATCCTGAACCATCTAATGAGCAACAAACTTTACGTTTGACTAACGAGAGATTTGCGATaccagaaatattatttcatccATCAGATGTTGGTATTCGACAAATAGGTATTTCAGAAGCTATTATGGATTCCATAAAGGCTTGCAGTGAAGAAACATGGCCTCATTTTTTATccaatattattcttattggTGGTAATGCAAAATTTCCAGGATTTAAAGACAGAATTTACAAAGAAATCAGAAGTTTAGCTCCAGCTGAATATCCTGTGAATGTCTACTTGCCccaaaa cccAATTACATACTCGTGGCTTGGTGGAAAGCAACTTTCACAAGACACAATATTTCCTAGTCTTTTGGTAACGAGAGAAGAATACGAAGAAGAGGGACCATCTctatgttttgaaaaatttgacatataa
- the LOC105832416 gene encoding uncharacterized protein LOC105832416 isoform X4 — MAEPNDRSQLPPGWECRYDIRSGRPYFINHFNRTTTWEDPRVRYWQYSQYIQSQNSMALSSATTTTSQEIPMQTGGSGSGGHLNYTGAHRVPQIYPTPSPYHNPQLAFLLPSAQELKTPLSLKSTSAMTTRFGDLTLGSPTPVRNTETSFTQNSDSESQVAKINAIFPTVSDTHIRLLLKKYLKNVFPKVDETILLDVLEQSDNNVQKASERLIELGYEKRSPTLPVRAVAKKKEEEEVRDEPTAPTPPPRIKSLEEKNKLKIRLMEKYKNLPDRILLLAMESVDYDEERAITILDIVMAEEATRPLCTSSSQSSKSDERKDSPPVTEAIKLTASPIKKINKDMETEKLKRSKTKTEIPKVSRGTSTTEDKEYKSPYLTKPVGSNSDLARGANNDLLLPDYAPWSGPDPNLLTKQPLSRSLAVGHDASLVSTRNCLAKGAQSELRKGPLRGLAQGSIYSQRNATNTESRVRSIKKGI; from the exons ATGGCGGAACCGAATGACAGGAGTCAATTACCACCCGGCTGGGAGTGCAGATATGATATTCGTAGCGGTCGTCC atatttcataaatcattttaatcgAACTACAACATGGGAAGATCCAAGAGTGAGATATTGGCAGTATTCTCAGTATATACAGTCTCAGAACTCAATGGCACTGAGCTCGGCTACTACTACCACTTCTCAAGAGATTCCCATGCAG ACCGGAGGAAGCGGAAGTGGTGGGCACTTAAATTATACAGGTGCTCATAGAGTTCCACAAATTTATCCAACACCGTCCCCCTATCATAATCCACAACTAGCATTTTTACTTCCTAGCGCGCAG GAACTGAAAACACCATTATCGTTGAAGTCCACCAGTGCGATGACAACTCGATTTGGCGATTTGACTTTAGGCTCTCCGACTCCGGTGAGAAATACAGAGACGAGTTTTACTCAAAATTCTGACTCCGAGTCACAAGTAGCGAAGATCAACGCTATATTCCCGACAGTCTCGGACACGCATATTCGTCTCTTACTGAAAAA GTacctgaaaaatgtatttccaAAAGTGGACGAAACGATATTGCTAGATGTGTTAGAGCAGAGCGATAATAATGTGCAGAAGGCATCTGAAAGGTTAATTGAATTAGGATATGAAAAGCGGAGTCCTACTCTTCCTGTCAGAGCTGtagcaaaaaagaaagaagaggaagag gtacGTGATGAGCCAACTGCACCTACGCCACCTCCGCGCATAAAAAGTTTGGAAGAGAAGAATAAGT TGAAAATACgtttaatggaaaaatataagaatctaCCAGATCGAATTCTGTTACTTGCCATGGAAAGTGTAGATTATGATGAAGAAAGAGCAATAACTATATTAGATATAGTAATGGCAGAAGAAGCTACTCGACCATTATGTACTTCTAGCAGCCAAAg CAGTAAAAGTGATGAACGGAAAGATAGTCCACCAGTGACAGAAGCTATAAAATTAACAGCATCTccaattaaaaagataaataaagatatggAAACTGAAAAGTTGAAACGATCCAAAACTAAGACTGAGATACCGAA aGTTTCTCGTGGAACCAGTACCACGGaggataaagaatataaatccCCGTATTTAACAAAACCAGTGGGCTCAAACTCGGATTTAGCAAGGGGAGCGAATAATGATCTGCTGTT gCCCGATTACGCACCATGGTCGGGGCCGGATCCAAATTTGTTGACCAAGCAACCATTGTCAAGATCGCTTGCAGTAGGGCACGATGCAAGTTTAGTTTCTACCCGTAATTGTCTTGCTAAAGGTGCCCAGTCCGAATTGCGAAAAGGACCATTAAGGGGATTGGCCCAAGGTTCTATTTATTCGCAAAGGAATGCAACTAATACAGAGAGTCGTG tAAGGagtataaaaaaaggaatataa
- the LOC105828022 gene encoding multifunctional methyltransferase subunit TRM112-like protein isoform X1 produces MKNMKLLTHNMLTSKAMKGVTVGYPLKIVARDIRVSEVDFNPEYIARIIPKLDWAVLWKAAESIGHVGELPQILIEDFETNEDFLKKAHHVLLEVEVINGELLCPESGRKFPINDGIPNMLLNEDEV; encoded by the exons ATG aaaaatatgaagcTTCTTACACACAATATGTTAACGTCTAAGGCAATGAAAGGCGTGACAGTCGGCTATCCTTTGAAAATTGTT gCCCGTGATATTAGAGTTTCCGAAGTAGATTTTAATCCTGAGTATATTGCTAGGATAATACCAAAACTAGATTGGGCGGTTCTGTGGAAAGCTGCTGAGAGT ATAGGACATGTCGGTGAATTACCTCAAATTCTAATAGAAGATTTCGAAACAAATGAAGACTTTTTGAAAAAGGCTCATCATGTTCTATTGGAGGTCGAAGTTATAAATGGGGAATTATTGTGTCCAGAATCAGGCAGAAAATTTCCCATCAACGATGGCATTCCAAACATGCTTTTAAATGAAGATGAAGTTTAA
- the LOC105832416 gene encoding uncharacterized protein LOC105832416 isoform X2, which yields MAEPNDRSQLPPGWECRYDIRSGRPYFINHFNRTTTWEDPRVRYWQYSQYIQSQNSMALSSATTTTSQEIPMQTGGSGSGGHLNYTGAHRVPQIYPTPSPYHNPQLAFLLPSAQELKTPLSLKSTSAMTTRFGDLTLGSPTPVRNTETSFTQNSDSESQVAKINAIFPTVSDTHIRLLLKKYHNRAALVMSALQVEKNPLCAPGPCTPVGVHSNYAIPRWRLPAHSLHTTLTLSPPRGVRPAPNSPKMKLRYLKNVFPKVDETILLDVLEQSDNNVQKASERLIELGYEKRSPTLPVRAVAKKKEEEEVRDEPTAPTPPPRIKSLEEKNKLKIRLMEKYKNLPDRILLLAMESVDYDEERAITILDIVMAEEATRPLCTSSSQSSKSDERKDSPPVTEAIKLTASPIKKINKDMETEKLKRSKTKTEIPKVSRGTSTTEDKEYKSPYLTKPVGSNSDLARGANNDLLLPDYAPWSGPDPNLLTKQPLSRSLAVGHDASLVSTRNCLAKGAQSELRKGPLRGLAQGSIYSQRNATNTESRGK from the exons ATGGCGGAACCGAATGACAGGAGTCAATTACCACCCGGCTGGGAGTGCAGATATGATATTCGTAGCGGTCGTCC atatttcataaatcattttaatcgAACTACAACATGGGAAGATCCAAGAGTGAGATATTGGCAGTATTCTCAGTATATACAGTCTCAGAACTCAATGGCACTGAGCTCGGCTACTACTACCACTTCTCAAGAGATTCCCATGCAG ACCGGAGGAAGCGGAAGTGGTGGGCACTTAAATTATACAGGTGCTCATAGAGTTCCACAAATTTATCCAACACCGTCCCCCTATCATAATCCACAACTAGCATTTTTACTTCCTAGCGCGCAG GAACTGAAAACACCATTATCGTTGAAGTCCACCAGTGCGATGACAACTCGATTTGGCGATTTGACTTTAGGCTCTCCGACTCCGGTGAGAAATACAGAGACGAGTTTTACTCAAAATTCTGACTCCGAGTCACAAGTAGCGAAGATCAACGCTATATTCCCGACAGTCTCGGACACGCATATTCGTCTCTTACTGAAAAA ATACCATAACAGAGCAGCTTTGGTCATGAGTGCTCTCCAGGTGGAAAAGAATCCTCTTTGCGCCCCAGGACCGTGCACACCCGTGGGAGTGCATTCAAATTATGCAATCCCAAGATGGCGTCTACCAGCTCATTCTTTACATACAACATTAACATTGAGTCCGCCTCGCGGAGTTCGGCCAGCCCCTAACTCCCCAAAAATGAAACTTAG GTacctgaaaaatgtatttccaAAAGTGGACGAAACGATATTGCTAGATGTGTTAGAGCAGAGCGATAATAATGTGCAGAAGGCATCTGAAAGGTTAATTGAATTAGGATATGAAAAGCGGAGTCCTACTCTTCCTGTCAGAGCTGtagcaaaaaagaaagaagaggaagag gtacGTGATGAGCCAACTGCACCTACGCCACCTCCGCGCATAAAAAGTTTGGAAGAGAAGAATAAGT TGAAAATACgtttaatggaaaaatataagaatctaCCAGATCGAATTCTGTTACTTGCCATGGAAAGTGTAGATTATGATGAAGAAAGAGCAATAACTATATTAGATATAGTAATGGCAGAAGAAGCTACTCGACCATTATGTACTTCTAGCAGCCAAAg CAGTAAAAGTGATGAACGGAAAGATAGTCCACCAGTGACAGAAGCTATAAAATTAACAGCATCTccaattaaaaagataaataaagatatggAAACTGAAAAGTTGAAACGATCCAAAACTAAGACTGAGATACCGAA aGTTTCTCGTGGAACCAGTACCACGGaggataaagaatataaatccCCGTATTTAACAAAACCAGTGGGCTCAAACTCGGATTTAGCAAGGGGAGCGAATAATGATCTGCTGTT gCCCGATTACGCACCATGGTCGGGGCCGGATCCAAATTTGTTGACCAAGCAACCATTGTCAAGATCGCTTGCAGTAGGGCACGATGCAAGTTTAGTTTCTACCCGTAATTGTCTTGCTAAAGGTGCCCAGTCCGAATTGCGAAAAGGACCATTAAGGGGATTGGCCCAAGGTTCTATTTATTCGCAAAGGAATGCAACTAATACAGAGAGTCGTGGTAAATGA
- the LOC105832416 gene encoding uncharacterized protein LOC105832416 isoform X3 yields the protein MAEPNDRSQLPPGWECRYDIRSGRPYFINHFNRTTTWEDPRVRYWQYSQYIQSQNSMALSSATTTTSQEIPMQELKTPLSLKSTSAMTTRFGDLTLGSPTPVRNTETSFTQNSDSESQVAKINAIFPTVSDTHIRLLLKKYHNRAALVMSALQVEKNPLCAPGPCTPVGVHSNYAIPRWRLPAHSLHTTLTLSPPRGVRPAPNSPKMKLRYLKNVFPKVDETILLDVLEQSDNNVQKASERLIELGYEKRSPTLPVRAVAKKKEEEEVRDEPTAPTPPPRIKSLEEKNKLKIRLMEKYKNLPDRILLLAMESVDYDEERAITILDIVMAEEATRPLCTSSSQSSKSDERKDSPPVTEAIKLTASPIKKINKDMETEKLKRSKTKTEIPKVSRGTSTTEDKEYKSPYLTKPVGSNSDLARGANNDLLLPDYAPWSGPDPNLLTKQPLSRSLAVGHDASLVSTRNCLAKGAQSELRKGPLRGLAQGSIYSQRNATNTESRVRSIKKGI from the exons ATGGCGGAACCGAATGACAGGAGTCAATTACCACCCGGCTGGGAGTGCAGATATGATATTCGTAGCGGTCGTCC atatttcataaatcattttaatcgAACTACAACATGGGAAGATCCAAGAGTGAGATATTGGCAGTATTCTCAGTATATACAGTCTCAGAACTCAATGGCACTGAGCTCGGCTACTACTACCACTTCTCAAGAGATTCCCATGCAG GAACTGAAAACACCATTATCGTTGAAGTCCACCAGTGCGATGACAACTCGATTTGGCGATTTGACTTTAGGCTCTCCGACTCCGGTGAGAAATACAGAGACGAGTTTTACTCAAAATTCTGACTCCGAGTCACAAGTAGCGAAGATCAACGCTATATTCCCGACAGTCTCGGACACGCATATTCGTCTCTTACTGAAAAA ATACCATAACAGAGCAGCTTTGGTCATGAGTGCTCTCCAGGTGGAAAAGAATCCTCTTTGCGCCCCAGGACCGTGCACACCCGTGGGAGTGCATTCAAATTATGCAATCCCAAGATGGCGTCTACCAGCTCATTCTTTACATACAACATTAACATTGAGTCCGCCTCGCGGAGTTCGGCCAGCCCCTAACTCCCCAAAAATGAAACTTAG GTacctgaaaaatgtatttccaAAAGTGGACGAAACGATATTGCTAGATGTGTTAGAGCAGAGCGATAATAATGTGCAGAAGGCATCTGAAAGGTTAATTGAATTAGGATATGAAAAGCGGAGTCCTACTCTTCCTGTCAGAGCTGtagcaaaaaagaaagaagaggaagag gtacGTGATGAGCCAACTGCACCTACGCCACCTCCGCGCATAAAAAGTTTGGAAGAGAAGAATAAGT TGAAAATACgtttaatggaaaaatataagaatctaCCAGATCGAATTCTGTTACTTGCCATGGAAAGTGTAGATTATGATGAAGAAAGAGCAATAACTATATTAGATATAGTAATGGCAGAAGAAGCTACTCGACCATTATGTACTTCTAGCAGCCAAAg CAGTAAAAGTGATGAACGGAAAGATAGTCCACCAGTGACAGAAGCTATAAAATTAACAGCATCTccaattaaaaagataaataaagatatggAAACTGAAAAGTTGAAACGATCCAAAACTAAGACTGAGATACCGAA aGTTTCTCGTGGAACCAGTACCACGGaggataaagaatataaatccCCGTATTTAACAAAACCAGTGGGCTCAAACTCGGATTTAGCAAGGGGAGCGAATAATGATCTGCTGTT gCCCGATTACGCACCATGGTCGGGGCCGGATCCAAATTTGTTGACCAAGCAACCATTGTCAAGATCGCTTGCAGTAGGGCACGATGCAAGTTTAGTTTCTACCCGTAATTGTCTTGCTAAAGGTGCCCAGTCCGAATTGCGAAAAGGACCATTAAGGGGATTGGCCCAAGGTTCTATTTATTCGCAAAGGAATGCAACTAATACAGAGAGTCGTG tAAGGagtataaaaaaaggaatataa